The DNA region CCGCACTCCATCCTGAACTGGGCCAACTACGTCACCGTGCTCCTGAACGGCACGCCCGCCGAGGCGCTCCCGCACCTCGCCCGGTTCGTCAACGTCGAGCAGGGCATCGACGCCGGCGTGGAGACCTACACGAAGTTCCACGACCGCGAGCGCCACCGCGCGACGCTGGCCAACCTGCTCGCGGTGCTCCAGGCGCGCACGCCCGCCGCGCCGGAAGTGGCGTCGCTGGCCCGGCGGCTGGCGGCGTGAGGCCATGAGCGGCCGAGCGCTCCGATGACGCTTTCCCTGCAGACCCCCTGACCATGCCGACCGCGCCGCACCTGTCGCTCATCATGCCCTGCTACAACGAGGAGGAGTCGATCCCGTACTCCGTGCCTCGGCTGATCCGGGCCTTCGAGCGTGAGAACTACCGTCTGCAGCTCATCACCGTGGACAACGGGTCGCGCGACCGCACCTGGGAGCTCATCCAGCAGTTCAAGCGCGAGCACCCGGACGTCATCACTCCCGTGCAGGTGGCGACCAACATCGGCTTCGGCAACGGCATCCTCCAGGGCATCCCCTCGGCGGTCGGTCCGTGGGTCGGCACCGTGGCCGCGGACGGCCAGGTGGATCCCGAGGATCTCGTGCGGCTGTTCGAGGCCGCCACGGCGACCGACGGGATGATCGTGGCCAAGGTGCGCCGCCGCTTCCGGATGGACGGCTTCATCCGGAAGATCATCTCCGTGGGCTACAACGGCTTCGTCTGGTCGCTGTGGCCGCGCCTGGGCTCGCTCGACGTGAACGGCCAGCCGCGCCTGATGCGGCGCGAGGTGCTGCACGCCATGCGGCTGTCGTCCACCAACTGGCTCCTCGATCCCGAGATGCTGGTGAAGGCGCACTACCTCGGGGTGCGCGTGCTCGAGCTGAACGTCTTCGCGCGCATGCGCGGCAACGGGCTGTC from Vicinamibacterales bacterium includes:
- a CDS encoding glycosyltransferase family 2 protein: MPTAPHLSLIMPCYNEEESIPYSVPRLIRAFERENYRLQLITVDNGSRDRTWELIQQFKREHPDVITPVQVATNIGFGNGILQGIPSAVGPWVGTVAADGQVDPEDLVRLFEAATATDGMIVAKVRRRFRMDGFIRKIISVGYNGFVWSLWPRLGSLDVNGQPRLMRREVLHAMRLSSTNWLLDPEMLVKAHYLGVRVLELNVFARMRGNGLSHVRMSTCWEFFTHLIRMRFSNELSEWRKSAAPPVITHAPRADAPRTQAS